CTGGAATCTCTATTCCGAGCAGTGTGAGCCCCTGCTCAAGGGTGAAATAGACTGAACGACACAGATTCATCCGGGCAGCTTTTAATCCCTGGTCTGGCTCATCCCCGATACGGCAAGCAGCATAAAAACTATTAAACAACTTACTCAACTCAAAAAGATACGCACAAAGCGGGGAGGCCTTTAACTGTTCAGCACACACTTGGACAACTTCCTG
This genomic window from bacterium contains:
- a CDS encoding arginine--tRNA ligase → NSIFKKVGDVKVAPEFDKLDSEQEIAVVLKLAAYQEVVQVCAEQLKASPLCAYLFELSKLFNSFYAACRIGDEPDQGLKAARMNLCRSVYFTLEQGLTLLGIEIPERM